A window from bacterium encodes these proteins:
- a CDS encoding DUF438 domain-containing protein, whose protein sequence is MSELIDNTRKNREILKHMILQLHEGRAPEAVKKQLADLLGRVPYDDVVQVEQELISEGLPQEEVLKLCDLHSAVLKGQIDHQGARQAEEGHPVHTFIQENRSLQQECAALASAVKQLDQAAESDPATESLHVLQTHFNQLQEVDKHYRRKEYLLFPFLEKHGITGPPAVMWGKHDEARRLLKAGQEAFQQAAGLTAGEVKTLWQLVLKPATDAIEEMIYKEEQILFPMCLDTLTLEEWQEIFQQSAEIGFCLYDPPMSWQAHPARMVSEQTTAADGRITLPSGSFTVEELTALLNTLPVDMTFVDAQDTVRWFSQGQERVFDRNRSILGRKVQMCHPPSSVHVVEKILADFRSGKESRAPFWITMKGKFIHIEYFALRDPSGRYLGTLEVTQDLSEKRALQGEQRLLSYGKE, encoded by the coding sequence ATGAGTGAGCTGATCGACAACACCCGAAAAAACCGTGAAATCCTCAAGCATATGATCCTGCAGCTGCATGAAGGCCGGGCGCCCGAAGCAGTGAAAAAGCAGTTGGCCGATCTGCTCGGCCGTGTGCCCTACGACGATGTGGTCCAGGTGGAGCAGGAGCTGATCTCCGAAGGCCTTCCCCAGGAGGAGGTTCTCAAACTCTGCGATCTCCACTCCGCAGTGTTGAAAGGGCAGATCGATCATCAGGGAGCACGGCAGGCGGAAGAGGGCCATCCGGTGCACACGTTCATCCAGGAAAACCGCAGCCTGCAGCAGGAATGCGCCGCTTTGGCAAGCGCTGTGAAACAACTGGATCAAGCCGCAGAGAGCGATCCAGCCACAGAATCGCTCCATGTTCTGCAGACCCATTTCAACCAACTCCAGGAGGTGGATAAGCACTATCGGCGTAAAGAATATCTCCTGTTCCCTTTTCTGGAAAAGCACGGTATTACCGGTCCTCCGGCTGTGATGTGGGGCAAACACGACGAAGCGCGCCGCTTGCTCAAAGCCGGACAGGAGGCGTTTCAGCAGGCCGCCGGACTCACGGCCGGCGAAGTGAAAACCCTGTGGCAGCTGGTGCTCAAACCCGCAACCGACGCTATCGAGGAGATGATCTACAAAGAAGAACAGATCCTCTTCCCCATGTGTCTGGACACGCTGACCCTGGAAGAGTGGCAGGAGATCTTTCAACAGAGCGCAGAGATCGGCTTTTGTTTATACGATCCGCCGATGAGCTGGCAGGCGCATCCGGCTCGTATGGTCTCAGAGCAGACCACCGCTGCGGACGGCCGCATCACTTTACCCAGCGGCTCCTTTACCGTGGAGGAGCTGACCGCTCTGCTCAACACCCTGCCGGTGGACATGACCTTTGTGGATGCACAGGACACGGTGCGTTGGTTTTCCCAAGGCCAAGAGCGCGTCTTTGACCGCAACCGTTCCATTCTCGGCCGCAAAGTGCAGATGTGCCATCCGCCCTCCAGCGTGCACGTGGTTGAAAAAATACTGGCAGACTTTCGCTCCGGTAAAGAGAGCCGGGCGCCGTTCTGGATTACCATGAAGGGCAAGTTCATCCACATCGAATATTTTGCCCTGCGCGATCCCTCCGGACGCTATCTCGGCACCCTGGAAGTCACCCAGGATCTGAGCGAAAAGAGAGCGCTGCAGGGTGAACAGCGATTGCTCTCCTATGGAAAGGAGTGA
- a CDS encoding Rrf2 family transcriptional regulator, which produces MILSKSSHYALRAALYIAQHPESGYVSIKEITRQLDLSFHFTTKLLQRLTQAGLLLSCQGPKGGVRLTRPPKTINLRQIVEAIEGPELFTGCLLGLNRCSDDHPCPVHRSWTGVRQRVTNLFEKTTLAQLVGPSHKNKLRLTNRE; this is translated from the coding sequence ATGATTTTATCAAAATCCAGCCACTATGCCCTTCGGGCGGCGCTCTATATCGCCCAACATCCGGAATCTGGATATGTTTCGATCAAGGAGATCACCAGACAGCTGGATCTCTCCTTCCACTTTACCACCAAGTTGTTGCAGCGGCTGACACAGGCCGGCCTGCTCCTCTCCTGCCAGGGGCCCAAGGGCGGCGTTCGATTGACCCGGCCGCCCAAAACCATCAATCTGCGTCAGATCGTCGAGGCCATCGAGGGGCCGGAGCTGTTCACCGGCTGCCTGCTGGGATTGAACCGGTGCAGCGACGATCACCCCTGTCCAGTGCATCGCTCCTGGACCGGCGTGCGGCAGCGGGTGACCAACCTGTTTGAAAAGACGACGCTGGCCCAACTGGTCGGACCCTCGCACAAAAACAAATTGCGGCTGACGAATCGAGAGTAA
- a CDS encoding DUF1858 domain-containing protein: MNEPLMITPETKLGELLERYPHLEQTLLDHSPVFAKLKNPLLRRTVAKVATVQQVAQVGGIPLAQLINQLRTAVGQGQGEFSESQSDARPDWLHSHAVTASLDARPMLEAGEHPLGRVLNALKDFPTDAVFELVTPFSPAPLLEQVRQKGYLVFSETVEPELIKSYFFKPPQP; encoded by the coding sequence ATGAACGAACCATTGATGATCACGCCGGAAACCAAGTTGGGTGAGCTGCTGGAGCGCTATCCGCATCTGGAGCAGACATTGCTGGATCACTCACCGGTCTTTGCCAAGTTGAAAAATCCGCTGTTGCGCCGGACCGTGGCCAAGGTGGCGACGGTGCAACAGGTGGCGCAGGTGGGCGGGATTCCGCTGGCGCAGCTGATCAATCAGCTGCGCACGGCTGTGGGACAAGGCCAAGGCGAATTTAGCGAGAGCCAAAGCGACGCCCGCCCCGACTGGCTGCATTCCCATGCGGTCACCGCTTCTCTGGATGCGCGGCCGATGCTGGAAGCCGGGGAGCATCCTTTGGGCCGGGTGCTCAACGCGTTGAAAGATTTTCCCACGGACGCTGTGTTTGAACTGGTCACCCCTTTTTCCCCCGCCCCGCTGCTGGAGCAGGTGCGGCAGAAAGGGTATCTGGTTTTCAGCGAAACCGTGGAGCCGGAACTGATCAAGAGCTATTTTTTCAAACCGCCGCAGCCATAA
- a CDS encoding GxxExxY protein translates to LDCGYRLDLFVENRLILEIKSVDKLLPIHEGQIVTYMKLAKVSVGLLINFNVELLKQGIRRFVL, encoded by the coding sequence TTGGATTGCGGATACCGGCTGGATTTGTTTGTTGAGAACAGGTTAATTCTTGAGATAAAATCAGTAGATAAATTATTGCCAATTCATGAAGGACAAATAGTAACCTATATGAAATTGGCCAAGGTGTCAGTCGGCTTGTTGATAAACTTCAATGTCGAGCTTTTGAAGCAAGGGATCAGAAGATTCGTTTTGTAA